The genomic region CGACCGGAGGGCGTCAGCGCCGAACGCTACGCGGACGCGACGCTCCCCCTCGCGCTGGCGCCCTACCTCCAGCGCATGGCCGACACCGGCTACTTTGCCGGAACCGTGCTGATCGCGCGCGGGGACAGCACCCTCTACGACGGCGCCTTCGGCCTGGCGGACCCCGCGCGGTCCACTCCCGTGCGCGCGGACACGCGCTTCCGCATCGCCTCGGTGACCAAGATGTTCACGGCGGTGGCGATCGCCCAGCTCGCGGAGGCAGGTGCGCTGGACATGGACGACCCCATCGGCCGCGTTCTGCCGGAGCTGCCGAAGGACTTCGGCGAGACCGTCACGATCGCGCATCTGCTCACGCATCGCTCGGGCATCGAGCTGGATGGAATCGCCCCCTTCAACGCCGCCAAGCGCGCCGCGCCGAGCGCCGAGGCGCTGCTCGGCGTTCAGCTGCGCTTTCTGGACGCCCTGCGCAGCGACGGTCGCTTCGCGCCCAGCTTCGACTACGACTACTCGAACGAGGGCTACGACCTGGCCGGACTGATCGTGGAGCGGGTGAGCGGTCAGCGGCTGCCCGACTACCTCGCCGAGCACGTCCTTGCGCGGGCCGGCATGAACCACACGGCCTACCTCGCTCCCGACACGCGTCGCGAGGACCTGGCGGTGGGCCTGACTCATCGGGCGGATACCAACTACCGCTTCGTGGAGGCGGCGGTCCCCGCCGACCACTTCTACGCGCACGCCGCCCTGGGCTCGAGCGGACTGGCCTCGACCGCCGGCGACTTGCGCCGCTTCGCCGCGGCCCTGTTTCGCAGCGACCGCCTGCTGACGCCGGCGAGTCGCGCGCGGCTCGTCAGCGCGCAGGTGACGCTCGGCCCCACCGAGGCCTACGGCTACGGCGTGCAGCGCCGGACCTGGAGCGGGGCGCTCTCCCTGGGACACGACGGAGGCATGGAGGGCGCCAGCGCGGAGCTGCGCTACTTCCCCGACGCGGACGTCACGCTGGTGGTGCTGGCCAACCGGCGCACGATCGCGTCGACCGTGGCCGACGAGATCACGACCCGCCTGGACCTGCCATGAACCCCTGGCTCCTCAGCCCGGCCAGGATCTCCTCGCTCACTTCCTCGTTGTCGGTCTTCCTGTACTTGAGCTGCGTGTAGACCTGGGCCAGGTTCTTGACGCCGGACGTCCGCATGCGCTCGGCCAGCTCCGGGTAGCTCATGTAGCGCGCCCAGCCCTCGGTCTCGCGGTCGCGATAGATGGCGCGGATGCCGTCGTCGTCGGGGTCCGTGTAGCGCTCCGCGTGAACGATGCCCTCGATCGGCAGCCTTGCGCGTGGAGCGGGATCTTCGCCGGGCCAGCCGAGCACCAGGGTCGTCGCGGGGAAGACCCCCTCCGGCAGCCCAAAGAAGTCGATGAGCTTCGGCACGTTGCACAGCGTCGTGCCCATGTAGCAGATGCCGAGCCCCGCCGCCTCGGCGGCCAGCGCCGCGTTCTGCGCGGCGATGAGCGCGTCGGCGAAGCCCACCAGGAAGCTGAGGGGGTTGTCGTAGCCGGGCTCGGCGTCGCTGAGACGGCACCAGCGGTTCATGCGCCGCCAGTCGGCCACGAAGGTCAGCAGCACGGGCGCCTGCAGGATCATGTCCTGTTCGAAGTGCAGCCGCCAGAGCTCGCGGCGGCGGGCCTCGTCCCGCGTGACGATGATCGAGTAGGTCTGCATGTTGCCGCTGCTGCTGGCGCGCGTGGCGGCGTGGAGGACGTCCCCCAGCAGCGCCTCGGACACGGGGTCCGGGCGGTACTTGCGGATCGAGCGGTGCGCGGCGATCTGTTGGCGTGTTTCCATGCGCGTCAGACTAGCGCCGGAAGGGTCGCTTCGGCTAGCATTTGCGTCCCATCCACCCGGGAGGCGGCCATGCGCTGGAAGGGACGTCAG from Candidatus Latescibacterota bacterium harbors:
- a CDS encoding beta-lactamase family protein encodes the protein MKSIVIFVCICLAVGSASAAAPPDSTLIPDTPAGAAFRAFYAAYDDGSFAAFERFVGEHYRPDVDRRDKAGDWQELRDKYGPARLHAVSLDKPHDLELWMHGTITRAWFAVELILDPETNRIRAVGILQGERPEGVSAERYADATLPLALAPYLQRMADTGYFAGTVLIARGDSTLYDGAFGLADPARSTPVRADTRFRIASVTKMFTAVAIAQLAEAGALDMDDPIGRVLPELPKDFGETVTIAHLLTHRSGIELDGIAPFNAAKRAAPSAEALLGVQLRFLDALRSDGRFAPSFDYDYSNEGYDLAGLIVERVSGQRLPDYLAEHVLARAGMNHTAYLAPDTRREDLAVGLTHRADTNYRFVEAAVPADHFYAHAALGSSGLASTAGDLRRFAAALFRSDRLLTPASRARLVSAQVTLGPTEAYGYGVQRRTWSGALSLGHDGGMEGASAELRYFPDADVTLVVLANRRTIASTVADEITTRLDLP
- a CDS encoding nitroreductase family protein → METRQQIAAHRSIRKYRPDPVSEALLGDVLHAATRASSSGNMQTYSIIVTRDEARRRELWRLHFEQDMILQAPVLLTFVADWRRMNRWCRLSDAEPGYDNPLSFLVGFADALIAAQNAALAAEAAGLGICYMGTTLCNVPKLIDFFGLPEGVFPATTLVLGWPGEDPAPRARLPIEGIVHAERYTDPDDDGIRAIYRDRETEGWARYMSYPELAERMRTSGVKNLAQVYTQLKYRKTDNEEVSEEILAGLRSQGFMAGPGGS